In Rubrivirga marina, the following are encoded in one genomic region:
- a CDS encoding M1 family metallopeptidase, which translates to MVAVGGCGESAVDDGVEAPRPQPGVDVWHVRADITLDPATRQLDATAALDVVHPDTLGRLVFGLEDALEVVTVRVDGETVLFWREGDALDVPLAGADDSSRVEVAYRGVPEAGLYADAFAGQTVVYTDGWPDRTAGWLPAVHHPSDPATLDLTLDVPEAAEVVASGRAVGDSLANGRRRARFVLDEPAPPYTWAFAIGDFTVTEQDGPVPIRHALLAADAHLASRLGRTPEILETLADFLGRYPYETYATVQVPMAYAGMENAAAPFLRAELYGATAEGRNPIEEVNVHEIVHQWWGNAVVPDDWRDLWLSEGAATYFTTEVYARLDGPTAGRRFRTLMSREISARDAARPLVPQSYDDPGDVLSATVYQKGGAVFHLIRLTIGDTAFFEAIRQIQRDYADRPLSTDEFRAALEAEADRDLGPLFERWVYGEGVPTLRTRWDESTRTLSWSVEGDGGTLAGVPFELYVRQGDQSWFVPATDGVFSPPGDARPAVEPVGVLLTVERD; encoded by the coding sequence GTGGTCGCCGTCGGCGGGTGCGGCGAGAGCGCCGTGGACGACGGCGTCGAGGCGCCGCGCCCCCAGCCCGGCGTCGACGTCTGGCACGTCCGGGCGGACATCACCCTCGACCCCGCGACGCGCCAGCTCGACGCGACGGCGGCGCTCGACGTGGTCCACCCCGACACGCTCGGACGCCTCGTGTTCGGCCTCGAGGACGCGCTCGAGGTGGTCACGGTACGCGTCGACGGCGAGACCGTCCTGTTCTGGCGCGAGGGCGACGCCCTCGACGTCCCGCTCGCGGGGGCCGACGACTCGTCCCGCGTCGAGGTCGCCTACCGCGGCGTCCCGGAGGCCGGGCTCTACGCCGACGCGTTCGCGGGGCAGACGGTCGTCTACACCGACGGCTGGCCCGACCGGACGGCCGGCTGGCTCCCAGCGGTCCACCACCCGTCGGACCCCGCGACGCTCGACCTCACGCTCGACGTGCCCGAGGCGGCCGAGGTCGTCGCCTCCGGCCGCGCCGTCGGCGACTCGCTCGCGAATGGCCGGCGCCGCGCCCGGTTCGTCCTCGACGAGCCCGCGCCGCCGTACACGTGGGCCTTCGCCATCGGCGACTTCACGGTGACGGAGCAGGACGGGCCGGTCCCGATCCGCCACGCGCTCCTCGCCGCCGACGCCCACCTCGCGTCTCGGCTCGGGCGGACGCCTGAGATCCTGGAGACGCTCGCCGATTTCCTCGGGCGCTACCCGTACGAGACCTACGCGACGGTCCAGGTGCCGATGGCCTACGCCGGCATGGAGAACGCCGCCGCGCCGTTCCTCCGGGCGGAGCTGTACGGCGCGACCGCCGAGGGCCGGAATCCGATCGAGGAGGTCAACGTCCACGAGATCGTCCACCAGTGGTGGGGCAACGCCGTCGTCCCGGACGACTGGCGGGACCTGTGGCTGAGCGAGGGGGCTGCGACGTACTTCACGACGGAGGTCTACGCCCGCCTCGACGGCCCGACCGCCGGCCGGCGCTTCCGCACGCTGATGTCGCGCGAGATCTCGGCCCGCGACGCCGCCCGCCCCCTCGTACCCCAGTCCTACGACGACCCCGGCGACGTCCTCTCGGCGACGGTCTACCAGAAGGGCGGCGCCGTCTTCCACCTGATCCGCCTCACGATCGGCGACACGGCATTCTTCGAGGCGATCCGCCAGATCCAGCGCGACTACGCGGACCGGCCGCTCTCGACGGACGAGTTCCGCGCGGCGCTCGAGGCCGAGGCCGACCGCGACCTCGGCCCGCTCTTCGAACGCTGGGTGTATGGCGAGGGCGTCCCGACCCTCCGCACACGCTGGGACGAATCCACGCGGACGCTCTCGTGGTCCGTGGAGGGCGATGGCGGCACGCTCGCCGGCGTCCCGTTCGAGCTCTACGTCCGCCAGGGCGACCAGTCGTGGTTCGTCCCCGCCACCGACGGCGTGTTCTCCCCGCCCGGCGACGCGCGCCCGGCCGTCGAGCCCGTCGGCGTGCTGCTCACGGTCGAGCGCGACTAG
- a CDS encoding DoxX family protein, with amino-acid sequence MTARGVSLVLLAVAFVGGGVLHFVKPRLFEAIVPPSLPSPRTLVLVSGAAEILGGAGLLIPALRPWAGWGLVALLVAVFPANLYMARESERFRRLAPRWVLLLRLPLQAVLIAWVLWAADSLSLF; translated from the coding sequence GTGACCGCGCGCGGCGTCTCGCTCGTCCTGCTGGCCGTCGCCTTCGTGGGGGGCGGCGTGCTCCACTTCGTGAAGCCGCGGCTGTTCGAGGCCATCGTCCCGCCGTCGCTGCCGAGCCCGCGCACGCTCGTCCTGGTGTCGGGCGCGGCCGAGATCCTGGGCGGCGCCGGCCTGTTGATCCCGGCGCTTCGGCCGTGGGCGGGGTGGGGGCTGGTGGCCCTCCTGGTCGCCGTCTTCCCGGCGAACCTCTACATGGCGCGGGAGTCCGAGCGCTTCCGCCGTCTCGCGCCCCGCTGGGTGCTTCTGCTGCGGCTGCCGCTGCAAGCCGTCCTCATCGCCTGGGTCCTGTGGGCCGCCGACTCGCTCTCGCTGTTCTAG
- a CDS encoding enoyl-ACP reductase FabI, whose protein sequence is MADSNGLLAGKTGVISGALDPDSIAWALAEAAHREGARFVLTNAPVARRFGRLDELAEATGGSPVVYADATADDELEDLFAQATDALGGPLDFVVHSIGMGMNVRKGRAYEELKYEWYQKSLDISAISLHRMVRAALAKDALADGGSVLAMSYIGAQRVFSEYSEMGDAKALLESIVRSFGYRLGRRGIRINAVSQSPTKTTAGGGIQGFDAMFDFAEKVAPLGNADQASCADYCVTLLSDYTRMVTMQTLYHDGGFSAMGISDALIEGMYGDVLGGDDA, encoded by the coding sequence ATGGCCGACTCGAATGGTCTCCTCGCCGGCAAGACCGGCGTCATCTCCGGCGCGCTCGACCCCGACTCCATCGCCTGGGCGCTCGCCGAGGCCGCCCACCGCGAGGGCGCCCGGTTCGTGCTCACGAACGCGCCCGTCGCCCGCCGCTTCGGCCGCCTCGACGAGCTCGCCGAAGCCACCGGCGGCAGCCCCGTCGTCTACGCCGACGCCACGGCCGACGACGAGCTCGAAGACCTGTTCGCTCAGGCGACCGACGCGCTCGGCGGGCCGCTCGACTTCGTCGTCCACTCGATCGGGATGGGGATGAACGTCCGCAAGGGGCGGGCCTACGAGGAGCTCAAGTACGAGTGGTACCAGAAGTCGCTCGACATCTCGGCCATCTCGCTCCACAGGATGGTCCGCGCCGCGCTCGCCAAGGACGCGCTCGCCGACGGCGGGTCGGTCCTCGCGATGAGCTACATCGGCGCGCAGCGGGTCTTTTCGGAGTACTCCGAGATGGGCGACGCGAAGGCGCTCTTGGAGAGCATCGTCCGGAGCTTCGGTTACCGGCTCGGCCGGCGCGGCATCCGGATCAACGCGGTCTCCCAGAGCCCGACCAAGACGACGGCCGGTGGCGGCATCCAGGGCTTCGACGCCATGTTCGACTTCGCCGAGAAGGTGGCCCCGCTCGGCAACGCCGACCAGGCGTCCTGCGCCGACTACTGCGTGACGCTCCTCAGCGACTACACGCGGATGGTCACGATGCAGACGCTCTACCACGACGGCGGCTTCTCGGCGATGGGCATCTCCGACGCGCTCATCGAGGGGATGTACGGCGACGTGCTCGGCGGCGACGACGCGTGA
- a CDS encoding response regulator, with the protein MSAPRPTILIADDYPENCQLFEIYLRKGYDVVTAQSAEEAARRLAGGGVDVALLDLNYQGGMTGIELVQQIRADPRLSTLPTLALTAHASPEDRRRCLEAGFDAYLSKPVMKADMLAAVEKLLA; encoded by the coding sequence ATGTCCGCCCCCCGACCGACCATCCTCATCGCCGACGACTACCCCGAAAACTGCCAGCTGTTCGAGATCTACCTCCGCAAGGGGTACGACGTCGTGACGGCCCAGTCCGCCGAGGAGGCCGCCCGGCGGCTGGCCGGCGGCGGCGTCGACGTGGCCCTCCTCGACTTGAACTACCAGGGCGGGATGACCGGGATCGAGCTCGTCCAGCAGATCCGCGCCGACCCGCGCCTGAGCACACTCCCGACGCTCGCGCTCACGGCCCACGCCTCGCCGGAGGACCGCCGCCGCTGCCTCGAGGCCGGCTTCGACGCCTACCTCTCGAAGCCCGTCATGAAGGCCGACATGCTGGCGGCCGTCGAGAAGCTCCTGGCGTAG
- a CDS encoding inositol monophosphatase family protein codes for MPFDPERRAAEAAARAAAAFIRPHAGGLSADDLRAKGVHDLVSFVDEGAQRIVLDALCEAFPDDTLVGEEGEDEGVDLDRGRVWIVDPLDGTTNFAHGVPPYAVSIGLRVDGVGEVGVVLDVASGELFSAVRGAGLTLDGARASVSDTARLDDALVATGFPFRDYRWMDGYLETAEALMRSTRGLRRHGAAAVDLAWTAAGRFDGFFEAGLAPWDVAAGVVLVEAAGGTVTGLWDGADPVTTGGLVAAAPGVFDALRDAAAPLGDAFRRAVGT; via the coding sequence ATGCCCTTCGACCCCGAGCGCCGCGCCGCCGAGGCCGCCGCCCGCGCCGCCGCCGCCTTCATCCGTCCTCATGCGGGTGGATTGTCCGCGGACGACCTCCGCGCCAAGGGCGTCCACGACCTCGTCTCGTTCGTCGACGAGGGCGCGCAGCGGATCGTCCTCGACGCGCTCTGCGAGGCGTTCCCCGACGACACACTCGTGGGCGAGGAGGGAGAGGACGAAGGCGTCGACCTCGACCGCGGCCGGGTCTGGATCGTCGACCCGCTCGACGGGACGACCAACTTCGCCCACGGCGTCCCGCCCTACGCCGTGTCGATCGGCCTCCGCGTCGACGGCGTCGGCGAGGTCGGCGTCGTGCTCGACGTGGCCTCCGGCGAGCTGTTCTCAGCGGTCCGCGGCGCCGGCCTCACCCTCGACGGCGCTCGCGCCTCGGTGTCCGACACGGCCCGCCTCGACGACGCGCTCGTCGCCACCGGCTTCCCGTTCCGCGACTACCGCTGGATGGACGGCTACCTCGAGACCGCCGAGGCGCTCATGCGCTCAACGCGCGGGCTCCGCCGCCACGGCGCCGCCGCGGTCGACCTCGCGTGGACGGCGGCCGGGCGGTTCGACGGGTTCTTCGAGGCCGGCCTCGCGCCGTGGGACGTGGCCGCCGGCGTCGTGCTGGTCGAGGCCGCCGGCGGGACGGTCACCGGCCTCTGGGACGGCGCCGACCCCGTGACGACGGGCGGCCTCGTCGCCGCTGCGCCCGGCGTGTTCGACGCGCTCCGGGATGCGGCGGCGCCGCTCGGTGACGCGTTTCGGCGAGCGGTGGGGACCTAA
- a CDS encoding biotin--[acetyl-CoA-carboxylase] ligase encodes MDDPAARRLRDVTAAATLGTPIRHLASAGSTMDEAAAWAAEGAPHGAVVVAEHQHGGRGRHGRAWEAPPGQSLLVTVVLRPDLAADRVGLVPLAAGLAVAEAVDAFGADARLKWPNDVRVGGRKLAGVLAETTWSRGQACVLLGVGLNVGQDAFPPPLDQTATSLRLETGQPVPRLAPLRPILDRLAGLLALAEADPAALVSAVEARLERVGDAIEVRDPGSGALVVAGRVLGLAPTGALRLLTPGGERDVYAGEVTLAAP; translated from the coding sequence GTGGACGATCCGGCCGCGCGGCGCCTCCGGGACGTGACGGCCGCGGCGACGCTCGGCACGCCGATCCGGCACCTCGCGTCGGCCGGCTCGACGATGGACGAGGCCGCGGCGTGGGCGGCCGAGGGCGCGCCGCACGGCGCCGTCGTCGTGGCCGAGCACCAGCACGGCGGGCGTGGGCGTCATGGCCGCGCGTGGGAGGCGCCGCCCGGGCAGAGCCTCCTCGTCACCGTCGTCCTCCGCCCGGACCTCGCCGCCGACCGCGTCGGCCTCGTCCCGCTCGCGGCCGGGCTCGCCGTCGCCGAGGCCGTCGACGCGTTCGGCGCCGACGCCCGCCTCAAGTGGCCGAACGACGTCCGCGTCGGGGGGCGGAAGCTGGCGGGCGTCCTCGCCGAGACGACGTGGTCGCGCGGCCAGGCCTGCGTGCTCCTCGGCGTCGGGCTGAACGTGGGGCAGGACGCCTTCCCTCCGCCTCTCGACCAGACCGCGACCTCGCTCCGCCTGGAGACCGGCCAGCCCGTCCCCCGGCTCGCCCCGCTCCGCCCGATCCTCGACCGGCTCGCGGGCCTCCTCGCCCTCGCCGAGGCGGACCCGGCCGCGCTCGTCAGCGCTGTCGAGGCTCGACTCGAACGGGTCGGCGACGCCATCGAAGTGCGCGACCCCGGGAGCGGTGCGCTGGTCGTCGCCGGCCGCGTCCTCGGCCTCGCCCCCACTGGCGCGCTCCGCCTCCTGACGCCCGGCGGCGAGCGGGACGTCTACGCGGGCGAAGTGACGCTGGCAGCTCCGTGA
- a CDS encoding NAD-dependent epimerase/dehydratase family protein: MILVTGATGFVGSALVRQVLAEGAPVRILRRATSDLAHLGEAAGRVEHAIGDVTDADSVYRAMDGVRTVYHVAAVVAFGRGARQRLRDVNVRGTAHVVNAALAEGVERLVHTSSIAALGRPERAGGVIDETAVWTPSKANTAYAVSKRDAEFEVLRGVAEGLDAVLVNPALIFGPGRPGEGTFALAERVAAGRVPLAPPGGTAVVDVEDVAAGLRLACAHGETGARYVLAAENRLWADLLQTLAEAAGAAPPRRTAPAWLLRTAGALAEVSAALTGAEPGLTRETARTAAAAHRYDGSKARRDLGLTYRPFDETARRIADALG, from the coding sequence GTGATCCTCGTCACCGGCGCCACGGGCTTCGTCGGCTCCGCCCTCGTCCGCCAGGTGCTGGCGGAGGGCGCGCCCGTGCGGATCCTCCGCCGCGCGACCTCTGACCTCGCCCACCTCGGGGAGGCCGCCGGCCGAGTCGAGCACGCCATCGGCGACGTGACCGACGCCGATTCGGTGTATCGGGCGATGGACGGCGTCCGGACGGTCTACCACGTGGCGGCGGTCGTCGCCTTCGGGCGCGGGGCGCGGCAGCGGCTCCGCGACGTCAACGTGCGGGGGACGGCGCACGTCGTGAACGCGGCGTTGGCGGAGGGCGTCGAGCGGCTCGTCCACACGTCGAGCATCGCCGCCCTCGGGCGGCCGGAGCGGGCCGGCGGCGTCATCGACGAGACGGCCGTGTGGACGCCATCGAAGGCGAACACGGCGTACGCCGTCAGCAAGCGCGACGCCGAGTTCGAAGTGCTGCGCGGCGTGGCCGAGGGGCTCGACGCCGTCCTCGTCAACCCGGCCCTCATCTTCGGGCCGGGCCGACCGGGTGAGGGGACGTTCGCCCTCGCGGAGCGCGTCGCCGCGGGGCGCGTCCCGCTCGCGCCACCGGGCGGCACGGCCGTCGTCGACGTGGAGGACGTGGCGGCCGGCCTCCGCCTCGCGTGCGCCCACGGCGAGACGGGCGCCCGCTACGTCCTCGCCGCGGAGAACCGGCTGTGGGCCGACCTCCTCCAGACCCTCGCCGAGGCGGCCGGGGCCGCGCCGCCGCGTCGGACCGCGCCGGCGTGGCTTCTGAGAACGGCCGGCGCGCTCGCCGAGGTGAGCGCGGCGCTCACGGGCGCGGAACCCGGCCTCACCCGCGAGACCGCTCGGACGGCCGCCGCGGCGCACCGCTACGATGGGTCGAAGGCCCGTCGCGACCTCGGCCTGACGTACCGCCCGTTCGACGAGACCGCCCGGCGCATCGCCGACGCCCTCGGCTAG
- a CDS encoding biotin/lipoyl-containing protein, whose amino-acid sequence MALHLRTGETSLSLDRADGALTADGEPLDARLTRLGATGDAETVLLVADGRPRVVTVERDGGTTRVWVDGAPVEVETRTDADLLLERFGLDAGDTAADREVRAPMPGLVLRVLVEPGAEVEAGQGLVVLEAMKMENELTAPAAGTVAAVHVTASDAVAKNELLVEIDV is encoded by the coding sequence ATGGCCCTCCACCTCCGCACCGGCGAGACGTCACTCTCGCTCGACCGCGCCGACGGCGCCCTGACCGCCGACGGCGAACCGCTCGACGCCCGCCTCACCCGCCTCGGCGCGACCGGCGACGCCGAGACCGTCCTCCTCGTCGCCGACGGCCGCCCGCGCGTCGTCACCGTCGAGCGCGACGGGGGCACCACGCGCGTCTGGGTCGATGGCGCGCCCGTCGAGGTCGAGACCCGCACCGACGCCGACCTCCTGCTGGAGCGGTTCGGCCTCGACGCCGGCGACACGGCCGCCGACCGCGAGGTCCGCGCGCCGATGCCGGGCCTCGTCCTCCGCGTGCTCGTCGAGCCCGGCGCCGAGGTCGAGGCGGGCCAGGGGCTCGTGGTCCTCGAGGCCATGAAGATGGAGAACGAGCTGACGGCCCCCGCCGCCGGCACCGTCGCCGCCGTCCACGTCACCGCGAGCGACGCCGTGGCCAAGAACGAGCTGCTGGTCGAGATCGACGTCTAG
- the pepE gene encoding dipeptidase PepE has protein sequence MSTLLLLSNSTSPGRPYLAHARDWIAEAVGDARRVAFVPYAAVTFAYDDYVARVREALDGLRLEIVGVHASADPAGVVAGADAVFVGGGNTFHLLREAYRHGLLDAIRQRVADGAPYVGWSAGSNLACPSVRTTNDMPIVEPPSLDALGLVPVQINPHYTDAHPPGHQGETRAQRLAEFVAANPESPVVGLPEGTAVRVADGRAGLLGEGAARVFDPQSPEGREAAPGEAEALFVR, from the coding sequence ATGTCCACGCTCCTCCTCCTCAGCAACTCGACCTCGCCGGGCCGGCCTTACCTGGCCCACGCCCGCGACTGGATCGCCGAGGCCGTCGGGGACGCGCGGCGCGTGGCGTTCGTCCCGTACGCCGCCGTGACGTTCGCGTACGACGACTACGTCGCCCGCGTCCGCGAAGCGCTCGACGGGCTGCGCCTGGAGATCGTCGGCGTCCACGCCTCGGCCGATCCTGCTGGCGTCGTGGCCGGGGCTGACGCCGTGTTCGTCGGTGGGGGCAACACGTTCCACCTCCTCCGCGAGGCGTACCGCCACGGGCTCCTCGACGCGATCCGCCAGCGGGTGGCCGACGGCGCGCCGTACGTCGGGTGGAGCGCCGGCTCGAACCTCGCGTGCCCGAGCGTCCGCACGACGAACGACATGCCCATCGTCGAGCCGCCGTCGCTCGACGCGCTCGGGCTCGTCCCGGTCCAGATCAACCCCCACTACACCGACGCGCACCCCCCGGGGCACCAGGGCGAGACGCGCGCCCAGCGGCTCGCCGAGTTCGTCGCCGCGAACCCCGAGTCGCCGGTCGTCGGTCTGCCCGAGGGCACGGCCGTCCGCGTCGCCGACGGGCGGGCGGGGCTGCTCGGAGAGGGCGCCGCGCGCGTGTTCGACCCGCAGTCGCCGGAGGGCCGGGAGGCCGCGCCGGGCGAGGCCGAGGCTCTGTTCGTCCGCTAG
- a CDS encoding YbjQ family protein: MPITSADHIPGQTILEHLDVVYGNTVRAKHVGRDLMAGLKSVVGGEIRGYTEMLRDARDEALDRMKEDALGLGADAVINVRFTTSQVGQGMAEMLAYGTAVRLED, encoded by the coding sequence ATCCCGATCACGTCCGCCGACCACATCCCCGGCCAGACCATCCTCGAGCACCTCGACGTCGTCTACGGCAACACCGTCCGGGCCAAACACGTCGGGCGGGACCTCATGGCCGGGCTGAAGTCGGTCGTCGGCGGCGAGATCCGCGGCTACACCGAGATGCTTCGGGACGCCCGCGATGAGGCTCTCGACCGGATGAAGGAGGACGCCCTCGGCCTGGGCGCCGACGCCGTCATCAACGTCCGGTTCACGACGAGCCAGGTCGGCCAGGGCATGGCCGAGATGCTAGCGTACGGCACGGCGGTCCGGCTCGAGGACTGA
- a CDS encoding TorF family putative porin, with translation MPRSLLALALFLAAPTALAQPGVSLGADIVSRYVWRGIDYGDQINIQPTLAVTFDNVEVGTWASYSISSFGDGPAFAEQDFYVSASAGPASFGITDYYYPILNGAESSDFFNFDGDYAGAHTLEAFVQLAPESVPLSLLVATAFYNASDFPTYVELGTGFELGGLEWGAAAGAVFALDPPEGTTGSPFYGTTDDAALINLSLGATKDIPLTDAFSLPVSAALIVNPDSERSFLVFGVSL, from the coding sequence ATGCCCCGCTCGCTCCTCGCGCTCGCGCTGTTCCTCGCCGCGCCCACGGCTCTCGCCCAGCCTGGCGTCTCGCTCGGCGCCGACATCGTCAGCCGCTACGTCTGGCGTGGCATCGACTACGGCGACCAGATCAACATCCAGCCGACCCTCGCCGTCACGTTTGACAACGTCGAGGTCGGGACGTGGGCGTCGTACTCGATCAGCAGCTTCGGCGACGGGCCCGCGTTCGCGGAGCAGGACTTCTACGTCAGCGCCTCGGCCGGCCCGGCCTCGTTCGGCATCACGGACTACTACTACCCGATCCTGAACGGCGCCGAGAGCTCGGACTTCTTCAACTTCGACGGCGACTACGCTGGGGCCCACACGCTCGAGGCCTTCGTCCAGCTCGCGCCCGAGAGCGTCCCGCTGAGCCTGCTCGTGGCGACGGCGTTCTACAACGCCTCGGACTTCCCGACCTACGTCGAGCTGGGCACGGGCTTCGAGCTCGGCGGCCTCGAGTGGGGCGCGGCGGCCGGGGCCGTATTCGCCCTCGACCCGCCGGAGGGGACGACCGGCAGCCCGTTCTACGGGACGACCGACGACGCCGCGCTCATCAACCTGTCGCTCGGCGCCACCAAGGACATCCCGCTGACGGACGCGTTCTCCCTGCCCGTCTCGGCCGCGTTGATCGTCAACCCGGACTCGGAGCGGAGCTTCCTCGTCTTCGGCGTGAGCCTGTAG
- the floA gene encoding flotillin-like protein FloA (flotillin-like protein involved in membrane lipid rafts): MEDLLGVGSLIVILGAVLFGIVILYFVPVRLWITAIFSGVKLSLFRDLVGMRLRNVPPAAIVRPLITAHKAGIPVEPPLLEAHYLAGGHVQQVVNALISADKANIDLSFERATAIDLAGRDVFEAVQVSVNPKVIETPPISAIAKDGIQVRAIARVTVRANIERLVGGAGEETIIARVGEGIVSTIGSSDTHAMVLENPDNISKTVLSKGLDNGTAFDILSIDIADVDVGENIGAKLQTDQAEADLRVARAKAEERRAAAVASEQEQRANLVAAEAEIPKAMAEAFRQGNLGIMDYYNLRNIEADTEMRTAIGGGPGGGTQQQS; the protein is encoded by the coding sequence ATGGAAGACCTCCTCGGCGTCGGCAGCCTCATCGTCATCCTCGGCGCGGTCCTGTTCGGGATCGTGATCCTGTACTTCGTCCCGGTCCGGCTGTGGATCACGGCCATCTTCTCGGGCGTGAAGCTGAGCCTGTTCCGCGACCTCGTCGGGATGCGGCTGCGGAACGTGCCGCCGGCGGCCATCGTCCGGCCGCTCATCACGGCGCACAAGGCGGGGATCCCGGTCGAGCCGCCGCTCCTCGAGGCCCACTACCTCGCCGGCGGCCACGTCCAGCAGGTCGTCAACGCGCTGATCTCGGCCGACAAGGCGAACATCGACCTCTCGTTCGAGCGGGCGACGGCCATCGACCTCGCCGGCCGCGACGTGTTCGAGGCCGTCCAGGTGTCGGTCAACCCGAAGGTCATCGAGACGCCGCCGATCTCGGCCATCGCAAAGGACGGGATCCAGGTCCGCGCCATCGCGCGGGTGACCGTCCGGGCCAACATCGAGCGGCTGGTCGGCGGCGCGGGCGAGGAGACGATCATCGCCCGCGTCGGCGAGGGCATCGTGAGCACGATTGGCTCGTCCGACACGCACGCGATGGTGCTGGAAAACCCGGACAACATCTCCAAGACGGTCCTCTCGAAGGGCCTCGACAACGGGACGGCCTTCGACATCCTCTCGATCGACATCGCCGACGTCGACGTCGGCGAGAACATCGGGGCCAAGCTCCAGACCGACCAGGCCGAGGCCGACCTCCGCGTCGCCCGGGCCAAGGCCGAGGAGCGCCGCGCGGCGGCCGTCGCCTCCGAGCAGGAGCAGCGGGCCAACCTCGTCGCGGCCGAGGCCGAGATCCCGAAGGCCATGGCCGAGGCGTTCCGCCAGGGCAACCTCGGGATCATGGACTACTACAACCTCCGCAACATCGAGGCCGACACCGAGATGCGGACGGCCATCGGCGGCGGGCCGGGCGGCGGGACCCAGCAGCAGAGCTGA
- the moaC gene encoding cyclic pyranopterin monophosphate synthase MoaC, which yields MTETPTLSHVDDQGQARMVDVSQKTSTARTAVAAGRVIVGAEALRLIRENEIRKGDVLTVSNVAGVLGAKQTSRLLPLCHDVNLQNVEIEFSLDDEAGAVDVRAITKTEGPTGVEMEALTAVSIAALTIYDMCKSVTKEIEITGVRLLAKTGGRSGDYRRPAGPRNN from the coding sequence ATGACCGAGACCCCTACCCTCAGCCACGTCGACGACCAGGGCCAAGCCCGGATGGTCGACGTCAGCCAGAAGACCTCGACGGCACGGACGGCGGTCGCGGCGGGCCGCGTGATCGTCGGGGCCGAGGCGCTCCGGCTCATCCGCGAGAACGAGATCCGCAAGGGCGACGTGCTCACGGTCTCGAACGTGGCCGGCGTCCTCGGCGCCAAACAGACGAGCCGGCTCCTCCCACTCTGCCACGACGTCAACCTTCAGAACGTCGAGATCGAGTTCTCGCTCGACGACGAGGCCGGGGCGGTTGACGTCCGCGCGATCACGAAGACGGAGGGCCCGACGGGCGTCGAGATGGAGGCCCTCACGGCCGTGTCCATCGCCGCGCTGACGATCTACGACATGTGCAAGTCGGTCACGAAGGAGATCGAGATCACGGGCGTCCGGCTCCTCGCCAAGACCGGCGGGCGGAGCGGCGACTACCGCCGGCCCGCCGGGCCGCGCAACAACTAG
- the moaA gene encoding GTP 3',8-cyclase MoaA produces the protein MSPLTDSFGRRHTTLRLGLTERCNLRCVYCMPAEGVPLTPTRQMLSTDEIERLARVLAEVGVDKIRLTGGEPLVRKDAVEVAERLGRLGLRSLALTTNGLLLEDRLPDLRAAGLTDLTLSLDTLRADRFEAVTRRPGLDRVLSALDAALRLGYRIDGPRSLKVNVVALRGVNEDEAVDFADWAAREPIEVRFIEVMPFDGNGWDRSELVPYAETRARIEDVHGPLDALDDGPHSTARTFSRPGWRGRVGFVASMTVPFCAGCNRLRVTADGALKVCLFGAREVSLRDAMRGGATDADLLELVRRSLAGKARAHAGMDVLAATENRPMITIGG, from the coding sequence ATGAGCCCCCTCACCGACTCGTTCGGCCGCCGGCACACGACGCTCCGGCTCGGGCTCACGGAGCGGTGCAACCTCCGCTGCGTCTACTGCATGCCGGCCGAGGGCGTCCCGCTCACGCCGACCCGGCAGATGCTCTCGACCGACGAGATCGAGCGCCTCGCCCGCGTGCTCGCCGAGGTGGGAGTAGACAAGATCCGGTTGACCGGCGGCGAGCCGCTCGTGCGGAAGGACGCCGTCGAGGTGGCGGAGCGGCTTGGGCGCCTCGGCCTCCGCTCGCTCGCGCTCACGACGAACGGTCTGCTCCTCGAAGACCGCCTCCCGGACCTCCGTGCCGCGGGCCTCACCGACCTCACGCTCTCGCTCGACACCCTCCGCGCCGACCGGTTCGAGGCCGTCACGCGCCGGCCGGGCCTCGATCGCGTGCTCTCGGCGCTCGACGCCGCGCTCCGCCTCGGCTATCGGATCGACGGCCCCCGCTCGCTGAAGGTCAACGTCGTCGCCCTCCGCGGCGTCAACGAGGACGAGGCGGTGGACTTCGCGGACTGGGCGGCGCGGGAGCCGATCGAGGTCCGCTTTATCGAGGTCATGCCGTTCGACGGGAACGGCTGGGACCGGTCGGAGCTGGTGCCCTACGCCGAGACCCGGGCGCGCATCGAGGACGTCCACGGTCCGCTCGACGCGCTCGATGACGGGCCGCACTCCACGGCTCGGACGTTCTCGCGCCCCGGCTGGCGCGGCCGCGTCGGGTTCGTGGCGAGCATGACGGTTCCGTTCTGCGCCGGCTGCAACCGCCTCCGCGTCACGGCCGATGGGGCGCTGAAGGTGTGCCTGTTCGGGGCCCGTGAGGTCAGCCTCCGCGACGCGATGCGGGGCGGCGCGACGGACGCCGACCTCCTCGAGCTCGTTCGCCGGTCGCTGGCCGGCAAGGCCCGCGCTCATGCCGGCATGGACGTCCTCGCCGCCACGGAGAACCGGCCGATGATCACCATCGGCGGCTGA